AAGTTAGGAATTTCAATTGGTGTTGAACCTGTAGCAATAATACAGTTATTGAACGTATATGTTTGAGAATTCTTCTCATCCATAATCTTCGCCGTATTTTTATCTACAAAGTATACTTCACCTTTCACAATATCCACTTTATTTCCCTTTAACAGACCTTCTACTCCAGAGGTTAACTTTTTAACGACACTGCCCTTCCACTCTTGTACTTTGGAAAAGTCAACAGACACATTTTCTGTTTTAATTCCCAATTCTTCATTCCCATGAGCTTGTTGTGCTAAATGTCCAGCTTGAATTAACGCTTTGGATGGAATACATCCAACGTTTAAACAAACCCCACCTAAAGCGCCTTTGTCAGCAATCGTTACTTTTTGTCCTAACTGAGCAGCACGAATAGCAGCAACATAACCGCCAGGACCTGCTCCAACGACAAGTGTGTCTACTTCAATTGGAAAATCTCCTACTACCATAAACTCACGCCTCCATCATAATTAGTTGTGGATCGCTTAATAATCGCTTGATTTGATTTAGAGCATGCTGAGCAGTTGCTCCATCAATAATGCGATGATCAAAGCTTAATGACAATGCAAGTACAGGTGCAACTACAACTTCTCCATCGCGAGCTACTGGTTTTTCTGCAATGCGTCCAATACCTAGAATTACCGCTTCTGGGTAATTCAACACTGGTGTAAACCATTGTCCACCTGCTGAACCAATATTCGTAATTGTATTTGATGCACCACTCATCTCTTCAGGTGATAGTTTACCACTTCTAGCCTTTTCTGCCAATTCATTAATCTCTTTAGAGATTTCAAAAATGGACTTACGATCTGCATTTTTAACAACCGGAACAAGCAGACCTTTATCAGTATCTGCAGCAATACCAACGTTGTAGTAATGTTTATGAACAATTTCATTTGTTTCATCATCAACAGAAGCATTAATCATTGGGAATTTCTTCGAAGCAGAAACAAGAGCTTTAACAACATACGGTAAGTACGTTAACTTAATTTCCTGTTCTGCAGCGACTGCTTTAAATTTCTTACGATGAGCAACTAATTCTGTCACATCAACTTCATCCAATAAAGTTACATGAGGAGCCTTCGTTTTAGAATTAACCATTGCATTCGCAATTGCTTTACGGATTCCACTCATAGCTTCACGAGACTCAGGGAAGTCACCTGCTGTTGCTGCCGTAGCAGTTTCTTTCTTCGGTGCTGCTTCATCTTTTGCCTCAGTTGCTTTAGCAGCTGGCTGATCTCCACTTAGATAAGCATCGATATCTTCTTTTAAAATACGCCCATTTTTACCTGTACCTGTAACTTTAGTAATCGAAACCCCGTTATCACGTGCATATTTTCTTACTGATGGCATTGCGATTACACGCGTATCATCATCTTCTTCGACTTCAGCTGATGCAGCATCAGCGGTTTCAGCTTGCGTTTCCTTAGCTGGAGTTTCTTCAGCTTTAGCGTCCGCACTTGCTTCTTCCTCATCATCTGATTCGTAGCCTTCTGCATCAAAAGTGATTATTGTATCACCTACAACTGCTACTGTTCCTTCTTCTACATGCAATTTTGTCACAGTTCCATCAACTGGTGATGGGATTTCCACAACTGCTTTATCGTTTTGCACTTCACACAAAACATCATCTTCTTTTACTTCGTCGCCTTCATTGACGAACCACTTAACGATTTCACCTTCGTGAATCCCTTCACCAATGTCAGGTAATTTAAAATTGAAAGCCATAAAAATTTTACCTCCTGTCTCTTAATTAAAAGTTCATCACACTGTTTACTTTTTCTACGATG
This genomic interval from Virgibacillus pantothenticus contains the following:
- a CDS encoding dihydrolipoamide acetyltransferase family protein — translated: MAFNFKLPDIGEGIHEGEIVKWFVNEGDEVKEDDVLCEVQNDKAVVEIPSPVDGTVTKLHVEEGTVAVVGDTIITFDAEGYESDDEEEASADAKAEETPAKETQAETADAASAEVEEDDDTRVIAMPSVRKYARDNGVSITKVTGTGKNGRILKEDIDAYLSGDQPAAKATEAKDEAAPKKETATAATAGDFPESREAMSGIRKAIANAMVNSKTKAPHVTLLDEVDVTELVAHRKKFKAVAAEQEIKLTYLPYVVKALVSASKKFPMINASVDDETNEIVHKHYYNVGIAADTDKGLLVPVVKNADRKSIFEISKEINELAEKARSGKLSPEEMSGASNTITNIGSAGGQWFTPVLNYPEAVILGIGRIAEKPVARDGEVVVAPVLALSLSFDHRIIDGATAQHALNQIKRLLSDPQLIMMEA